A stretch of the Plodia interpunctella isolate USDA-ARS_2022_Savannah chromosome Z, ilPloInte3.2, whole genome shotgun sequence genome encodes the following:
- the Aplip1 gene encoding JNK-interacting protein 1, translating into MRAQPIYVCAQRTQLLPPLEFVQYKQVRTVAHADRSFYNQVYNDMADSEFEEFRRVFDRLPQHIKAPTPFYSLVPNVGLDDESPSSKSEGSPEEDRGCITDSEPPAPVAEDVVSSPPQPDLTEIHRSPRHLSFANGERRRRKLPEIPKNKKSTVLTCGQPASLADELAGVLVRPGCQGRPLLVLKCGYLLDEDSSPDSERLQSLGDVDSGHSTAHSPIDTGPKSLSPTPLQQNGPVSPSSTCSISGINFAGNMTTVPHSQLEMLEATHRGLHKFNPRHHDEIEVEIGDPIYVQKEADDLWCEGVNLRTGQQGIFPSAYAVDMDYNDFDPANTKVKRERYLLGYMGSVETLAHKGTGVVCQAVKKIVGECSGEPRLQPCILEVSDQGLRMVDRSKPDRTRSGPCIDYFYSLKNVSFCAFHPRDHRYLGFITKHPTLQRFACHVFRGQESTRPVAEAVGRAFQRFYQKFIETAYPIEDIYIE; encoded by the exons ATGCGCGCGCAACCCATTTACGTCTGCGCGCAACGCACGCAACTATTGCCACCCCTGGAGTTCGTTCAATACAAGCAGGTTCGCACAGTCGCGCATGCGGATCGTTCTTTTTATAATCAGGTGTATAACGATATGGCCGATAGCGAGTTTGAAGAATTTCGCCGTGTATTCGATAGATTACCACAACACATAAAGGCACCAACGCCATTCTATTC ATTAGTGCCAAATGTGGGGTTGGATGATGAGTCGCCGTCATCCAAAAGCGAGGGATCCCCTGAAGAAGACAGGGGATGCATTACTGACAGTGAACCCCCTGCGCCCGTGGCAGAGGATGTCGTATCATCACCTCCCCAGCCCGACTTAACAGAGATACACAGGAGTCCTCGACACTTATCCTTTGCAAATGGAGAACGAAGAAGGAGAAAGTTACCAGAAAtaccaaaaaacaaaaaat CTACAGTACTCACTTGTGGTCAGCCAGCTTCGTTAGCTGACGAATTGGCTGGGGTCCTGGTGAGGCCAGGATGCCAAGGGCGGCCGCTCCTCGTTCTGAAATGCGGCTATCTTCTCGACGAGGACTCCAGTCCCGACTCGGAGAGACTGCAAAGCCTCGGGGATGTCGACAGCGGACACAGTACAGCACATTCACCAATCGATACAGGCCCCAAAAGTTTATCGCCGACACCTTTGCAACAAAATG GTCCAGTGTCTCCATCTTCCACCTGCAGCATCAGCGGCATCAACTTCGCTGGGAACATGACCACAGTTCCGCACAGCCAACTAGAAATGCTCGAAGCCACGCACAGAGGCCTACACAAATTCAATCCCCGACATCATGATGAGATCGAGGTGGAGATTGGAGACCCCATTTATGTTCAAAAAGAGGCAGATGATTTATGGTGTGAAG GAGTGAACCTGAGAACTGGTCAACAGGGAATTTTTCCATCAGCTTACGCAGTCGACATGGACTACAATGATTTCGACCCTGCAAACACCAAAGTGAAGCGGGAGAGATACTTATTGGG ATATATGGGTTCAGTGGAGACCTTAGCACATAAAGGGACCGGCGTGGTCTGTCAGGCAGTTAAGAAGATTGTTGGTGAATGTAGTGGAGAACCTCGTTTACAGCCGTGTATCTTGGAAGTGTCAGATCAAGGATTACGTATGGTGGACCGATCCAAACCAGAT AGGACCAGAAGCGGCCCTTGTATTGATTATTTCTACTCCCTGAAGAATGTATCGTTCTGTGCGTTCCACCCCCGAGACCATCGCTACCTGGGCTTCATCACCAAGCACCCAACGTTGCAAAGATTTGCGTGCCATGTCTTCCGAGGCCAGGAGTCGACTAGACCTGTGGCAGAAGCCGTAGG GAGAGCATTCCAGaggttttatcaaaaattcatAGAAACGGCATATCCAATTGAAGATATCTACATAGAATAA